A region from the Vulpes lagopus strain Blue_001 chromosome 5, ASM1834538v1, whole genome shotgun sequence genome encodes:
- the LOC121490867 gene encoding proline-rich protein 2-like: MSERWMSRSAAPPSAIFFHRRQRRRRHAPEHCGNGVARPRPAAGRDQSRRWCGGGRLGTAGGPGGGRSGRPGPPPPVSRALPGLRPPGGAAPPAPRSAASPPSPPCCPPPPARAHLRVRAGWRARRGGGRADPELRPDGSAAPRSCSRSPGRRSAPEQRPARAGAGARAGARAQRWAPCIPPPPARPGLLPALLLLLQVETLQRLPVAPPRHAQTPGCSANRARCLAGRVQRVSRQTCVRLVASSVLPKDQLRICCK; this comes from the exons ATGTCGGAGCGCTGGATGTCCAGATCCGCCGCTCCGCCTTCCGCCATCTTCTTCCACAGGCGGCAGCGACGGCGGCGGCACGCCCCGGAGCATTGTGGGAATGGCGTCGCGCGGCCCCGCCCAGCCGCAGGGCGAGACCAAAGCAGACGCTGGTGCGGGGGGGGCCGCCTCGGGACAgcgggcgggcccgggggcggccgGAGCGGGCGGCCGGGGCCTCCCCCCCCCGTCTCGCGGGCGCTGCCGGGGTTGCGCCCTCCCGGGGGGGCCGCTCCTCCAGCCCCGCGGTCCGCCGCTTCCCCGCCTTCCCCGCCCTGTTGCCCGCCGCCGCCTGCGCGCGCTCATCTGCGCGTCCGCGCGGGCTGgagggcgcggcgcggcggggggcgtGCGGACCCGGAGCTGCGGCCGGACGGCTCGGCGGCTCCGAGAAGCTGCTCGCGGAGCCCCGGCCGGAGATCGGCGCCCGAACAAAGACCCGCccgagctggagctggagcccgAGCTGGAGCCCGAGCGCAGCGCTGGGCTCCgtgcatcccccctccccccgcccgccccgggctccttcccgccctcctcctcctgctgcaggTGGAGACCCTCCAGAGGCTGCCGGTGGCGCCTCCCAGGCACGCCCAGACGCCGGGCTGCAGTGCAAACCGCGCGCGGTGCCTCGCCGGCCGCGTGCAGCGTGTGTCGCGCCAG acCTGCGTGCGGCTGGTGGCTAGCAGCGTGCTGCCTAAGGACCAGCTCCGGATTTGTTGCAAGTGA